TTTTTTCAAAGAAGAAAAAAGAAGAATTGCTAAACATAGCAGTGAATAAAAAGATAAATGAGTATGGCCAATATAGTTTTGACAGGCTTAGAGAACAAAGCCTCAAAACACGTATCAATAAATTATTACCAAAAGAAGTCACTGAAAGAGAAAATGACATGATTCTAAACTCTGCCTTTTTAGTTTACAAAGATAAAATAAGCGATTTTATTAGTGTAGTAGATATTCTTAAAGCACAATATAAAGGCAGAGGGCTCTTTTTTGATTGCACAGGCCCCTGGCCACCTTATAATTTCGTAACCACTGGCGATTGAAATGGATAATGTTATTACAAAATCAAAAGATGTAACCCTTTTAGAAGTTTTGGATAGGGTTTTGGATAAGGGTGCGGTGGTATCAGGAGATATTGTTATTTCTGTTGCAGATGTGGATCTAATATATTTAGGGTTAAAAGTTTTAGTCAGTTCTGTAGAGACTATGGAGCGTTTACGGGGTGCTCCGATTGAAGGCCCTATGCAGGAGCCGACTTGATCCCGCACCTATGAATTAGGTGTGGGATAAATAAAAGGTGTGGGGGTAAAATGGATAAAGCATCTATAGTAATAACTGTAAAAGAACCTGAGGAAGCAAAAGATTCTGAGAATGAGAGGATTAATATTGATCCTAAAAATGTAGAGAAAGGACTGGCAAAGTTAGTCCTTACTCTTGTGGAGTTAATTAGAAAACTAATGGAAAAACAGGCAATGAGAAGGGTAGAGGCAGGCTCTTTAACTGAAGAAGAGATCGAGCGAATTGGTGAGACCCTAATGAAATTAGAAAATAAGATGCAAGAACTGAAAGAGATTTTTGGGCTTAAAGATGAAGATCTTAATTTAAAATTAGGGCCTTTAGGGGACTTGATGTAAATGAGGCCATGACTTATGGAGCAAAGCGACATAAGTCATAAGGCCGAATTTCTCCCGAGCGAAGCGAGGGATCTCACAGGAGAAAACGATGCATAAAGAAGAGCCAAAAATTCACCCCCACACTAAAAATTTTAGTGCGGGGATGAACTGTCCAATATTCCAGAAGCAAGAGTCAGCAATAAAGAAACTCACAGATAAAATTAATAAAACCAAAGATATTTCGGAGAAGACAAGATTTGCTGAAGAATTAGTGAAGGAAGTAGATGTGCTTCTTTCTTGCCATGATTATAAGAGTGAAAATTTAGATTGCAAGAATTGTCATACAATAGCAATTTTACGCAAGAAAACAGCAAACCTGATTATAAAGGCTAAAAAGTTAGCATAATTTATCACACTAACATATGAGAACCCTTTTATATGTCCCAGTTATTCATACAAGTGCTGATCTCGGCTCTATAGCAAAAGAGATAACCAAGAGAGGTATTGCGGACTTAGGAGAAGAGGTTTGGGAAGAGCACAAAAGCACAGTTGAAGGCTTCTGGGATGCTATATCACATTATTTTGAATCTGTAGATGTATCAGGTATGAAAATATACCAGGATGGAATGGTTGTCGGAGGTGAGATGGGACGGAAAATAGTTGAGGAAATAGCTACAACTGGAAGTAGAAATCATGAGTTGGTTTTAAGTCTCCTTAAGAGAGGAGCTGTTTTAGTTAAGACAGAGGTTTTTAAGCTGGTTAAGAAAGAGCGGGATAGGTTACTTGCCATAACTCAGGCAAAGTCAATTACACGGAAAATAATAGCATTTATAAGATATAAGGTGGTCAAAAGTATGCTCTTAAATAAGAGAGATAATTATATAGCCAAAAGAATAGATGAAACCTTAAATCATGGCGAAACAGGAATTATTTTTATTGGCGCCTATCATAATATTAAAAAGAGACTACCCAAAGACATTCAAATTACAGAAATAAAAGATGCGGCTAAGGTAAGAGAGTATCAGAGTTTACTGCCTTTTTATAAGAAGAATAAAGAACGATTTGAGGAATTAGGTAGATATCTTATCTCGGAAATAAATTAATCCGTCTGCAAAAGCAAAGGAGGGAGGAGAAGAAATGACGCAAAAAGAACTAAAAGAGAGGGCAAAGAAGTTGGGAGTAAAACCCAAGATAGGGATGAAGAAAGAAGTTCTTGTCCACTCGATTCAGATCGCTGAAGGTAATTTCCCCTGCTTTGGCACAGCCAGAAATTATTGCGACCAATTAGGTTGCTGTTTTAGAGACGACTGTCTGCCTAAGTAGGGGCGGTTCATGAACCGCCCACCCCTACAATCTCAAAAGCGACGTTACAAATAGATGCCGTTTTGGCCAGGATACAGGTGGAGCCGATGGAGGGACTCGAACCCTCGGCCAGTCGATTACGAATCGACTGCTCTGCCACTGAGCTACATCGGCAATCCTGTCAGAATCGACTCGCAACGAGTTTCCTTCAATAGTCTATCCTAATCTTCAAAAGACGGTCAAGGATTCTTGGAACCAAAGTATATAGTTCGGAGAAACTCAAGACCTCCAACTCTTAACTTTGCGTTAGTCATAGGATTATGGTCAGGGGATTTGCTTGACAAAGGAGGCTTTAAAAAATTATAGTTTTTAACTATGTTTAAAAAGTCTTGATAGCAAACAGGGGGGAGATTGCCCTTAGGATAATCAGGGCTTAGTGCAGGTTATTTTAAAATTGCTGACTCAGCCTATTCGTTTCGATTATAATAATTAAAGGAGAGAATTGATGGCAAGCAGACATAAGATTCCAGGCTCATCGTGGAGGGCATACATTGAGGGTGCTCTTTTTGCAAATTCTGTAAGAAAAACAACGATGGTTGAACTTTACAAACTGGCTATCAAACAGCCTGAGGTTGTTGTAACATCACATCCAATGTACGGGCCTGAACAGTTTGGACTCCCAAAGAATGCAAAGGTACTTGTCTCGAATGACGGCGGTATAGTGGGCCGCACAGCGAGGGCGAGGCGCCTGGTCAGAGAGATGGGCAGGGAAAAGGATAGATTCCTCAGTATCTTAGGCGAGGCGATTTACAATTTTAATCGACGCCCTGGACTGTGGCTTGAAGGGATCGTTGGGCTTCATCCTGACTTTATGGTCAAGGCACATCTTTTAAGCCCTGAAACGGATGCAAAGAATATGCTTGACTGGGGGATAAACTTCACCCCATGGATGGAGCCGTGGAGCGGTCTTTACAGGAAATCGAGGGTCTTAGATGAGCCTGATATACTCGTCTTTGCAGACCCTGAATGGTCCCACCCTGATTTCCCGAACGGCCTTGTTATTATTGATGAGGAACAGAACTGTATCGCAATCCTCGGACTGAGATATTTTGGTGAGAGGAAAAAAGGAACGCTGACCCTTGGCTGGACTATAGGTGTCCGCCAGAACATGGTCGCCTGCCATGGAGGGATCAAGAAAATAGGTAATAAGCCTCCTGTTGCTGTCTTCGGCCTTTCAGGTTCTGGGAAGTCTTCGATCACGAATAGTCATGACCATGCAGGGACATTGAAAAAGAACGAGAAGGTGACTGTTATTCATGATGATGCATTTCTGATAGACCTTGAGCATAACTTTACTGTTGCCCTTGAGCCAACCCTTTTTGATAAGACAGATGCTGTTAAATTTGATGACCCTGATATCAAATATTTCTATTCAGCACAGAATGTGGGCACCACGCTACTTCCAGATGGTAAAAGGAAGATGGTCTGTGAGGATATAAGGAATGACAACGGCCGCTGCCTGAAGTCGAGGGATATGTTCAACCATGCAGATTTCTGCGAGAGGCCTGGTATGGTTATATGGCTTCAGAAAGACACAAGCCTTCCACCTATATGTAAGGTTAATTCTGTAGGACTCGCAGTCGCTATGGGTGCATCCTTAAGCACAATGCGTGCCAAAGGTGTTGAAAATGTTGACCCCCGGGAACTGGAAAGGTTGGTCATTGAACCCTTTGCCAACCCCTTCAGGGTGCATCCACTTATGGTGGATTGCCAGCAATTCAAAAAATTTTTCAAGCTCGGCACCGAATGTTATATTATGAACACACATGCCTTTGGTCTTCCTGGAAATCTAATTGATATTCCAAAGGAACTCTCTCTCACAATCGTGACTGAACTTGTTAGAGGAAATATTGAATGGAGAGAGTGGAAGAAATTCGAAGGGCTTCTTCTTCCCAAGAATGGCAATGAGCTGTTCGGTGCTGATTATGATAAGAAATATAAACCATCAAGGGAGCCTGAATATCTCAGCTATCTGCGTGACAGGATGCAGGATAGGATTACCTATCTCTCAAATAAGAGAGACATCGAGCAGGATATGGACAGTGCCTTTATAGACCCCCTTGTTGTGGCAAGGACAGTGATTGATCAAATCCTGCACCCTATTTAGAGAATATAGGTCCTATAAGACCTATATTTTGGAGAGACATGGTAAATCCCGATGAAGTCCTTATAAAGGTCAGATAATTGGATTTGGATATTGCCAGAATTATCCGAGAGATTGCCCTTCTTGCGCCTCCAATATTGATTGCAGTCACATTCCATGAGCTTGCCCATGGGCTTGTTGCAGACAGGCTTGGAGACCCTACAGCAAGGCTTGCCGGAAGGCTTACAATTAATCCGATAAAGCACCTCGACCCCATAGGGACGCTGGTCTTTGTATTCACGCGAATGATCGGGTGGGCAAAGCCAGTGCCTGTTAATCCATATAATCTTAAAGACCCGAAGCGCGATATGATGTGGATATCCCTTGCAGGGCCAGCCGCAAACATGATAATTGCAATAATAGCAGCGATTGTATTCAGGCTGCTTGCCAGCATTACTGTTTCACCTGAGAGCATATTCGGGGAAAAGGTCTTTATCCCTCTGGCCATAATGGTTAAGCTCAGCATTGTATTAAACATTGGCCTTGCTGTATTTAATCTGCTTCCCATCCCACCACTCGACGGAAGCAAGATACTCATGGGGCTTCTGCCTCCCAGGCAGGCAGTTGCATACAGCAGGCTCGAACCTTACGGCTTTTTAATACTAATAGCACTTATATTTTTTCGCATCACAGATTACATCATTTTCCCTATAATTATTTTCCTCAGGAATCTTTTACTTGGAGGCTGATGTGGATAGGGTATTGAGCGGTATGCAGCCGAGCGGAAAGCTTCATCTCGGAAACCTTGTCGGTGCCCTTCAGAACTGGGTCAGACTTCAGGATAGCTATGAGTGTTATTATTTCATTGCAGACTGGCATGCCCTCACATCCCAGTATGCTGATACATCACAAATAAAGGCCAGTATTCAGGATGTCCT
This window of the Nitrospirota bacterium genome carries:
- a CDS encoding gas vesicle protein → MDNVITKSKDVTLLEVLDRVLDKGAVVSGDIVISVADVDLIYLGLKVLVSSVETMERLRGAPIEGPMQEPT
- a CDS encoding gas vesicle protein K; translated protein: MDKASIVITVKEPEEAKDSENERINIDPKNVEKGLAKLVLTLVELIRKLMEKQAMRRVEAGSLTEEEIERIGETLMKLENKMQELKEIFGLKDEDLNLKLGPLGDLM
- a CDS encoding phosphoenolpyruvate carboxykinase (ATP), with translation MASRHKIPGSSWRAYIEGALFANSVRKTTMVELYKLAIKQPEVVVTSHPMYGPEQFGLPKNAKVLVSNDGGIVGRTARARRLVREMGREKDRFLSILGEAIYNFNRRPGLWLEGIVGLHPDFMVKAHLLSPETDAKNMLDWGINFTPWMEPWSGLYRKSRVLDEPDILVFADPEWSHPDFPNGLVIIDEEQNCIAILGLRYFGERKKGTLTLGWTIGVRQNMVACHGGIKKIGNKPPVAVFGLSGSGKSSITNSHDHAGTLKKNEKVTVIHDDAFLIDLEHNFTVALEPTLFDKTDAVKFDDPDIKYFYSAQNVGTTLLPDGKRKMVCEDIRNDNGRCLKSRDMFNHADFCERPGMVIWLQKDTSLPPICKVNSVGLAVAMGASLSTMRAKGVENVDPRELERLVIEPFANPFRVHPLMVDCQQFKKFFKLGTECYIMNTHAFGLPGNLIDIPKELSLTIVTELVRGNIEWREWKKFEGLLLPKNGNELFGADYDKKYKPSREPEYLSYLRDRMQDRITYLSNKRDIEQDMDSAFIDPLVVARTVIDQILHPI
- a CDS encoding site-2 protease family protein — protein: MDLDIARIIREIALLAPPILIAVTFHELAHGLVADRLGDPTARLAGRLTINPIKHLDPIGTLVFVFTRMIGWAKPVPVNPYNLKDPKRDMMWISLAGPAANMIIAIIAAIVFRLLASITVSPESIFGEKVFIPLAIMVKLSIVLNIGLAVFNLLPIPPLDGSKILMGLLPPRQAVAYSRLEPYGFLILIALIFFRITDYIIFPIIIFLRNLLLGG